From the Daucus carota subsp. sativus chromosome 8, DH1 v3.0, whole genome shotgun sequence genome, one window contains:
- the LOC108197058 gene encoding protein WVD2-like 4 isoform X1, which yields MEVTDICMDKEPDHVVYVNGDSHNSNHEAGCFYDFLDSHKNTIESLEPSMQNINDEKEITEARDADVKGCTAKVSVQITKALKDEEKEEQKIPSSQDKFSLSDENIKSEPEAQNDRKVIAEAKDSEVKECTVEVSVENCETFTAEQKEEQDIPSIKCELSLSEKKIKSEPETMKDECLKEISEIKECEVKNCMTVDSVNISRAIEAKDEKEQVITILKCQSSLFEEKVEPETEIRKDDCKSNGGLVKPANKIIAGNAKTKHTVPQPFALATERRALSGTRPTKPETEICAPPSKSPHPKSLQTPVSKKQFEQIVSPLVARRPLQPTNKKHPDDDDSCSVASSMAPSARTTKHRITFASAPLFRSTTRAERRKEFYTKLEEKHQAMEAEKSQWEARTKEEKEEALKKLRKSLVFKANPMPSFYVEGPPPKVELKKPPPTRAKSPKLGRRKSCSDAAGHDKGIGVSGQGMRYSLGCHIDGATTAKKDMKDNLTVKNVNVTSKFQDEPKQISRDKKASISPRMRAQGNLNITVQS from the exons ATGGAAGTTACTGATATCTGCATGGATAAGGAGCCGGATCATGTTGTTTATGTGAATGGTGATTCCCACAATTCAAACCATGAAGCTGGATGTTTTTATGATTTTCTGGATTCGCACAAGAATACTATAGAAAGCCTGGAACCCAGTATGCAGAATATCAATGATGAGAAAGAAATTACCGAAGCTAGGGATGCTGATGTGAAGGGCTGCACTGCTAAAGTCTCTGTTCAAATTACCAAAGCCTTGAAAGATGAAGAAAAGGAGGAACAAAAGATACCAAGCTCACAAGATAAGTTCTCCTTATCAGACGAGAATATCAAATCGGAACCTGAGGCTCAAAATGACAGGAAAGTGATTGCCGAAGCTAAGGATTCTGAAGTTAAGGAATGCACTGTTGAAGTCTCTGTTGAAAATTGTGAAACCTTTACCGCTGAACAAAAGGAGGAACAGGATATACCATCCATTAAATGCGAGTTAAGTTTATCAGAGAAGAAGATCAAATCTGAACCTGAAACCATGAAGGATGAGTGCCTGAAAGAGATTTCTGAAATTAAGGAGTGTGAAGTGAAAAACTGCATGACTGTAGACTCTGTTAACATTTCTAGAGCCATTGAGGCTAAAGATGAAAAGGAGCAAGTTATCACAATCTTGAAATGTCAGTCTAGCTTATTCGAGGAGAAAGTGGAACCGGAAACTGAAATCAGAAAGGACGACTGTAAAAGCAATGGAGGTTTGGTGAAACCTGCAAACAAAATTATTGCTGGAAATGCCAAGACAAAACATACTGTTCCACAGCCATTTGCTTTAGCAACTGAAAGGCGTGCTTTAAGTGGAACGCGCCCCACTAAGCCTGAGACGGAAATTTGTGCTCCTCCGAGTAAATCACCTCATCCAAAGAGTTTACAGACCCCGGTTTCTAAGAAGCAATTTGAG CAGATTGTCTCACCCTTGGTAGCAAGGAGACCATTACAACCTACTAACAAGAAGCATcctgatgatgatgattcctgttctgtTGCTTCCTC AATGGCTCCATCAGCAAGGACTACTAAGCACAGGATAACTTTTGCATCTGCTCCTCTGTTCAGGTCCACTACACGTGCTGAGAGACGAAAGGAG TTCTATACAAAATTGGAGGAAAAGCACCAAGCAATGGAGGCTGAGAAATCTCAGTGGGAAGCAAGGACCAAG gaAGAGAAGGAAGAGGCTCTTAAGAAACTAAGAAAGAGTTTGGTGTTCAAGGCAAACCCAATGCCAAGCTTTTATGTTGAGGGACCACCACCAAAGGTTGAATTGAAAAAG CCACCGCCAACTCGTGCAAAATCGCCCAAATTGGGCAGAAGGAAGAGCTGTAGTGATGCAGCTGGTCATGATAAAGGTATAGGAGTCTCTGGCCAAGGAATGCGGTACAGTCTTGGCTGTCACATAGATGGTGCAACAACTGCTAAGAAGGATATGAAGGACAATTTAACCGTCAAAAATGTGAATGTTACTTCTAAATTTCAAGATGAGCCCAAGCAGATATCAAGAGACAAGAAAGCATCCATTTCACCGAGGATGAGAGCCCAAGGGAATTTGAACATTACTGTTCAATCATAA
- the LOC108197058 gene encoding protein WVD2-like 4 isoform X2 encodes MEVTDICMDKEPDHVVYVNGDSHNSNHEAGCFYDFLDSHKNTIESLEPSMQNINDEKEITEARDADVKGCTAKVSVQITKALKDEEKEEQKIPSSQDKFSLSDENIKSEPEAQNDRKVIAEAKDSEVKECTVEVSVENCETFTAEQKEEQDIPSIKCELSLSEKKIKSEPETMKDECLKEISEIKECEVKNCMTVDSVNISRAIEAKDEKEQVITILKCQSSLFEEKVEPETEIRKDDCKSNGGLVKPANKIIAGNAKTKHTVPQPFALATERRALSGTRPTKPETEICAPPSKSPHPKSLQTPVSKKQFEIVSPLVARRPLQPTNKKHPDDDDSCSVASSMAPSARTTKHRITFASAPLFRSTTRAERRKEFYTKLEEKHQAMEAEKSQWEARTKEEKEEALKKLRKSLVFKANPMPSFYVEGPPPKVELKKPPPTRAKSPKLGRRKSCSDAAGHDKGIGVSGQGMRYSLGCHIDGATTAKKDMKDNLTVKNVNVTSKFQDEPKQISRDKKASISPRMRAQGNLNITVQS; translated from the exons ATGGAAGTTACTGATATCTGCATGGATAAGGAGCCGGATCATGTTGTTTATGTGAATGGTGATTCCCACAATTCAAACCATGAAGCTGGATGTTTTTATGATTTTCTGGATTCGCACAAGAATACTATAGAAAGCCTGGAACCCAGTATGCAGAATATCAATGATGAGAAAGAAATTACCGAAGCTAGGGATGCTGATGTGAAGGGCTGCACTGCTAAAGTCTCTGTTCAAATTACCAAAGCCTTGAAAGATGAAGAAAAGGAGGAACAAAAGATACCAAGCTCACAAGATAAGTTCTCCTTATCAGACGAGAATATCAAATCGGAACCTGAGGCTCAAAATGACAGGAAAGTGATTGCCGAAGCTAAGGATTCTGAAGTTAAGGAATGCACTGTTGAAGTCTCTGTTGAAAATTGTGAAACCTTTACCGCTGAACAAAAGGAGGAACAGGATATACCATCCATTAAATGCGAGTTAAGTTTATCAGAGAAGAAGATCAAATCTGAACCTGAAACCATGAAGGATGAGTGCCTGAAAGAGATTTCTGAAATTAAGGAGTGTGAAGTGAAAAACTGCATGACTGTAGACTCTGTTAACATTTCTAGAGCCATTGAGGCTAAAGATGAAAAGGAGCAAGTTATCACAATCTTGAAATGTCAGTCTAGCTTATTCGAGGAGAAAGTGGAACCGGAAACTGAAATCAGAAAGGACGACTGTAAAAGCAATGGAGGTTTGGTGAAACCTGCAAACAAAATTATTGCTGGAAATGCCAAGACAAAACATACTGTTCCACAGCCATTTGCTTTAGCAACTGAAAGGCGTGCTTTAAGTGGAACGCGCCCCACTAAGCCTGAGACGGAAATTTGTGCTCCTCCGAGTAAATCACCTCATCCAAAGAGTTTACAGACCCCGGTTTCTAAGAAGCAATTTGAG ATTGTCTCACCCTTGGTAGCAAGGAGACCATTACAACCTACTAACAAGAAGCATcctgatgatgatgattcctgttctgtTGCTTCCTC AATGGCTCCATCAGCAAGGACTACTAAGCACAGGATAACTTTTGCATCTGCTCCTCTGTTCAGGTCCACTACACGTGCTGAGAGACGAAAGGAG TTCTATACAAAATTGGAGGAAAAGCACCAAGCAATGGAGGCTGAGAAATCTCAGTGGGAAGCAAGGACCAAG gaAGAGAAGGAAGAGGCTCTTAAGAAACTAAGAAAGAGTTTGGTGTTCAAGGCAAACCCAATGCCAAGCTTTTATGTTGAGGGACCACCACCAAAGGTTGAATTGAAAAAG CCACCGCCAACTCGTGCAAAATCGCCCAAATTGGGCAGAAGGAAGAGCTGTAGTGATGCAGCTGGTCATGATAAAGGTATAGGAGTCTCTGGCCAAGGAATGCGGTACAGTCTTGGCTGTCACATAGATGGTGCAACAACTGCTAAGAAGGATATGAAGGACAATTTAACCGTCAAAAATGTGAATGTTACTTCTAAATTTCAAGATGAGCCCAAGCAGATATCAAGAGACAAGAAAGCATCCATTTCACCGAGGATGAGAGCCCAAGGGAATTTGAACATTACTGTTCAATCATAA